TAGAGCAGCGCGAATACGCCCCGCAGATCCGGCGATTGGTGCGCCGGAGTAAATCGCGGGTCCAGCACCGCGTCACCGGCGCGGTTGATCCAGATCGTCCGGAGGCCGGCCGCCGTGGCCCCGGCCGCATCGCTGGCGGAGCCGGCCACGTGCAGCAGTTCCTCGGGGCGCGCTTCCATCTGCGCGAGCGCCTTCCGATAGACGGAGGGGTGCGGCTTGAATTTGCCGCCCTCGACCGAGACGATGCGGTCGAACCGGACGGGAAAGGTCCGCATGAGCGCCTCGAGCATCCCGGAGTCGCCGTTCGACAGGACGCCGAGCACAAGCGGCCGCCGCCGTACCTCCGCCAGGACCTCCGCGGCCTCCGGCCAGGCCGGCAGCCGCTCCCACGCCTCGACGAGGGTCCGCATTTCGCCGTCGTCGATCGGCGGCGCATACCCGCGCAGCACATGACGCGCGGACGCCTCGATCGCGGCACGGTTCGAGGCCGGTTCGCGGTCCAGCGAGTTCGCCAGGAGGAGGTAGTCCATCTGCGCCCGGCGCCACGCGCGGGCGGCGGCCGCCGCGTCGGCGGCGAGGCCCCGCCGCTCGAAGAATGCTCCCACCGCGCGCGTGAGGCCGGCGACCGTGTCGAACATCGCAGAATACACGTCGAAGGTGACGGTCCGAACGACCATGATCAACCCGGTTTGCCGCGCCTCGCCGCTCCCCCTGCACCACCAGGGTCGCGGACGGCGCGAACGACGGCGGCGGGACCTCCCGCCGTACCCGCCGAACAGGGTGCCGGTCGTCCACGGCGGACACGGATGTGACGCATGGCCCTGCTGCTCCGGGAATCGCACCTGCGCGAACTGCTCGCGATGCGCGACCTCATCCCGCTAATGACGCGCACGCTCGCGGCGTTCAGCGCCGGGGCAGCGGTTCAGCCCGTCCGGACCACCGTGGCCGTCGATCGTTACGGCGCCTTCCTGGGCGTCATGCCGGCGTACCTCAGCGGCGACTCCGGCGGTGCTCCCGAGTCCGCCGAGGCGCTCGGCCTCAAGGCGGTGGCGGTCTACCCTGGGAACGCCGGCCGGCATCTGCCAACGCACTT
The sequence above is a segment of the bacterium genome. Coding sequences within it:
- a CDS encoding HAD-IA family hydrolase translates to MVVRTVTFDVYSAMFDTVAGLTRAVGAFFERRGLAADAAAAARAWRRAQMDYLLLANSLDREPASNRAAIEASARHVLRGYAPPIDDGEMRTLVEAWERLPAWPEAAEVLAEVRRRPLVLGVLSNGDSGMLEALMRTFPVRFDRIVSVEGGKFKPHPSVYRKALAQMEARPEELLHVAGSASDAAGATAAGLRTIWINRAGDAVLDPRFTPAHQSPDLRGVFALL